A region of Vitis riparia cultivar Riparia Gloire de Montpellier isolate 1030 chromosome 1, EGFV_Vit.rip_1.0, whole genome shotgun sequence DNA encodes the following proteins:
- the LOC117920420 gene encoding uncharacterized protein LOC117920420: MIVVPPSSNRASVFSMCFPEEVPDYDLPMDLGDGTDEMDMIGIGRIFDAAPRGPYTAFDMFGVSVLEIDGDDFIPDAYTDDMDFIGIGRILDAAPRGPHYAFDISGVSVLDDESVFDVVTSDFTSVEGASDFVDPPLSSDTMSGFVTRFDDISDGNNDMSIFEYLTVSQHLPLIAPPAPTTHIYDVDDMGDTDDPLGGQSEFDSDTEDEKVTPISGSTELIYFWAPDQLRKIRIGSSLSPDERSRLIDLLRSYLDVFAWSYEDMPGLDPSIVQHHLPILPHARPIKQKLRRLHPRWSLQVKEEIRKQLSVGFLSVVEYPEWLANVVPVPKKDGKVRVCVDFRDLNKASPKDDFPLPHIDMLVDSTAGHPMLSFMDGFSGYNQILMALEDMEKTSFITDWGTYCYRRIRQFRLRLNPKKCTFGVTSGKLLGHIVSERGIEVDPEKIRAILDMPAPRTEKEIRGFLGRLQYISRFIARLTDICEPIFRLLRKNQPTVWNDDCQRAFERIKECLLSPPILVPPTPGRPLLLYLSVSDMALGCMLAQLDDLGKERAIYYLSKRMLEYECTYIMIERLCLALVWATRRLRHYMTEYSVLLVSRLDPLRYLFDRPVLTGRLMRWLVLLTEFDIHYVTQKSVKGSIVADHLTPLPISDDRSVDNDFPDEQIISMTSITGWRLYFDGAANQSGFGIGILLISPQGDHIPRSVLLAFSDHHRLMNNIVEYEACITYLETALDLGIRQYIHLPRAENQFADALATLASLIVIPAGVNVRPLLIETKSAPAYYCLIGEIEDQIELPWYHDIYQFLSCSAYPESASAKDRRALRQLATRFVVCGDALYRRSPDGLLLLCLDRASVDRVMREVHAGVCGPHMGGHMLALWGIDIIGKISPKSSSGHEYILVAIDYFTKWVEAASYAMLTAARVAKFIRSHIICRYGVPHELISDKGVHFKGEVDMLIQEYGIQHHRSSAYRSQTNGAVEAAVLPVEIEMGSLRVALEQHISEAEWAQSRYDQLSLLDEKRLTAVDHVQAYQRKMTRAFRKRVKPRKFQRGDLVLKFLRGLISDPRGKFRPSWSGPYVIRDLTREGAAWLTDLDGNQFIEPVNVDQLKKFYA, translated from the exons ATGATAGTCGTGCCCCCATCATCGAACCGAGCTAGTGTGTTCTCTATGTGTTTCCCCGAGGAGGTCCCTGACTATGACCTACCTATGGATTTGGGAGATGGCACTGACGAGATGGACATGATCGGCATAGGCCGTATCTTCGATGCAGCCCCACGCGGGCCCTATACTGCTTTTGATATGTTCGGAGTTTCTGTACTCGAGATTGATGGGGATGACTTTATTCCTGATGCCTACACTGATGATATGGATTTTATAGGCATTGGTCGTATCCTTGATGCAGCCCCACGTGGGCCCCATTATGCTTTTGACATATCTGGAGTTTCCGTACTTGATGATGAGTCAGTCTTTGATGTCGTTACTTCTGATTTTACTTctgttgagggagcgtccgactttgtggacccacctctttcttctGACACTATGTCTGGGTTTGTCACCCGCTTTGATGATATTTCTGATGGTAATAATGATATGAGTATTTTCGAGTACTTGACTGTGTCACAACATCTTCCTTTGATTGCACCACCAGCACCCACGACACATATAtatgatgttgatgatatggGAGATACGGATGACCCACTGGGTGGTCAGTCAGAGTTTGATTCGGACACAGAGGATGAGAAAGTCACACCCATTTCTGGTAGCACAGAGTTGATATATTTTTGGGCACCAGATCAGCTCAGGAAGATCAGGATTGGCTCTTCTCTATCTCCTGATGAGAGGAGTAGGTTGATTGACCTGCTCAGGTCATACCTGGATGTAtttgcatggtcatatgaggacatgccgggccttgaCCCCTCCATAGTGCAGCATCACCTGCCCATTTTACCACATGCTAGGCCcattaagcagaaattgagaagACTACACCCTCGATGGAGTTTGCAGGTTAAGGAAGAAATTCGGAAGCAACTCAGTGTTGGTTTCTtgtcagtggttgagtatcctgaGTGGCTAGCTAATGttgtccctgttcccaaaaaggacggcaaggttaGGGTTTGTGTTGACTTTCGAGATCTGAATAAGGCcagccctaaggatgattttcccctCCCACACATTGATATGCTGGTTGATAGCACTGCAGGGCATCCGATGTTGTCCTTCATGGATGGCTTTTCTGGGTATAATCAGATTCTAATGGCTCTAGAGGATATGGAAAAGACTTCTTTCATTACTGACTGGGGTACTTACTGCTAccgg AGGATCAGACAGTTCAGGttgagattgaatcccaagaagtgcacctttggggTGACTTCTGGAAAATTGCTGGGACACATTGTTAGTGAGAGAGGTATAGAGGTTGATCCAGAGAAAATcagagccatacttgacatgcctgccccgaggactgagaaagagatcagGGGATTCCTAGGCAGATTGCAGTACATCAGTCGTTTCATTGCtagattgacagacatttgtgagcctATCTTCCGCCTTCTGAGGAAGAATCAGCctacagtttggaatgatgattgtcagcGCGCTTTTGAGAGGATTAAGGAGTGTCTCCTTTCTCCTCCGATTTTAGTGCCTCCCACACCGGGGCGTCCTTTGCTTCTGTACTTatcagtttcagacatggccttaggatgcatgttagctcagcttGATGATTTGGGGAAGGAGCGTGCCAtctattatttgagtaagaggatgcttgaGTATGAGTGCACATAcattatgattgagcgcctttgcttggcattggtttgggccactagGAGACTTagacattacatgacagagtattcTGTGCTCTTGGTCTCACGATTGGACCCGTTGAGGTATCTATTTGACAGGCCTGTTCTGACCGGTAGGCTCATGAGATGGCTGGTATTgttgacagagtttgatattcattatGTCACACAGAAGTCAGTAAAAGGAAGCATTGTTGCAGATCATCTAACTCCTTTGCCAATATCCGATGACAGATCAGTTGATAATGATTTCCCTGATGAGCAGATCATTTCGATGACTAGTATTACGGGATGGCggttgtactttgatggtgctgCCAATCAGTCGGGGTTTGGCATTGGTATCTTGTTGATATCACCACAAGGTGATCATATACCTAGATCAGTCCTGTTAGCATTTTCTGATCATCACcgattgatgaataatattgtagagtatgaggcttgcattACATATTTGGAGACTGCACTTGATCTTGGCATTAGACA GTATATACATCTGCCCAGGGCGGAGAATCAGTTTGCCGATGCATTAGCCACCTTGGCTTCTCTGATTGTGATCCCTGCGGGGGTGAATGTTAGGCCATTACTGATTGAGACTAAGTCTGCACCAGCTTACTATTGTCTGATTGGAGAGATAGAGGATCAGATTGAGCTGCCATGGTATCACGATATTTATCAATTTCTGTCATGCAGCGCTTACCCAGAGTCAGCctcggccaaggataggagagcattgagacagttggccacCAGATTTGTTGTTTGCGGGGATGCGCTGTATAGGAGATCACCTGATGGCTTGTTATTATTATGTCTAGACCGTGCATCTgtagatcgagtgatgagagaagTTCATGCAGGGGTTTGTGGCCCACACATGGGAGGTCATATGCTAGCac tatggggtattgatattattgggaagatctCGCCTAAGTCTTCTAGCGGGCATGAGTACATTTTGGTTGCCATTgactatttcaccaagtgggtggaagctgcTTCTTATGCTATGTTGACAGCGGCCAGAGTGGCCAAGTTCATCAGATCGCATATTATCTGCCGATACGGGGTCCCTCATGAGCTGATCTCAGACAAAGGGGTGCATTTTAAGGGCGAGGTGGACATGTTGATTCAAGAGTATGGCATTCAGCATCACagatcgtctgcgtacaggTCGCAGACTAACGGGGCAGTTGAGGcc gcagTGTTAcctgttgagattgagatgggatctttgagagtagcactagagcaaCATATATCCGAGGCCGAGTGGGCCCAGTCTCGTTATGATCAGCTTAGCCTGTTGGATGAGAAGAGATTGACGGCGGTAGATCATGTTCAGgcctatcagaggaagatgaccCGTGCATTCAGAAAGAGGGTCAAGCCTAGGAAATTCCAGAGAGGTGACCTAGTCTTAAAATTCCTTAGGGGATTGATCAGTGACCCTAGAGGCAAGTTTAGACCGAGTTGGAGCGGGCCTTATGTCATCCGAGATCTGACTCGAGAGGGAGCTGCCTGGTTGACAGACCTAGACGGAAATCAGTTCATAGAGCCAGTtaatgtggatcagctgaagaagtttTATGCATGA